One window of Brevinema andersonii genomic DNA carries:
- a CDS encoding flagellin N-terminal helical domain-containing protein, giving the protein MIINHNINAIFGNRQLFNQGVENAKTMEKLSSGMRINRAGDDASGLAVSEKMRTQIRGLNRANQNVLDGISFIQTTEGYLAETTNILQRIRELAIQSANGIYTDEDRGYIQVEVSQMVDELDRIASQAQFNGMKILSGLFAKPTAEAEPQASMWFHMGANMDERERAYIGTMNSQALGLKSPVGAPETASFISLSTQNSANSVIGLLDQALRKVNAQRADLGAYQNRLESASRSIMTGYENLQASESRIRDTDMARESSAHARNQVMMQAANAMLAQANQQPQLVLSLLR; this is encoded by the coding sequence ATGATTATCAATCACAACATAAACGCGATTTTTGGTAATCGCCAGTTGTTTAATCAAGGCGTAGAAAACGCCAAAACGATGGAAAAATTATCTTCTGGCATGCGGATTAATCGCGCTGGAGATGATGCATCAGGATTAGCGGTTTCCGAGAAAATGCGCACTCAGATCCGCGGTTTGAACCGGGCTAATCAAAACGTTTTAGACGGTATTTCATTCATTCAAACTACAGAAGGATATCTTGCAGAAACCACTAATATTTTACAGCGTATCCGGGAATTAGCAATTCAGTCAGCTAACGGTATTTACACCGATGAAGACAGGGGATACATCCAAGTAGAGGTTTCACAAATGGTCGACGAATTGGATAGAATCGCATCACAAGCTCAGTTCAATGGTATGAAAATACTTTCAGGGCTTTTTGCGAAGCCAACCGCTGAAGCAGAACCTCAAGCTTCCATGTGGTTCCATATGGGTGCTAATATGGATGAACGTGAAAGAGCTTATATTGGTACAATGAACTCTCAAGCATTAGGTTTGAAGTCTCCTGTAGGAGCACCGGAAACAGCATCTTTTATTTCTTTGAGCACGCAGAACTCAGCTAACTCGGTTATCGGGTTGTTGGATCAAGCATTAAGAAAAGTAAATGCTCAACGTGCTGATCTTGGTGCTTATCAAAATCGACTTGAGTCGGCTTCACGTTCTATCATGACAGGATATGAAAATCTGCAAGCATCTGAGTCACGCATTCGCGACACAGACATGGCAAGAGAATCAAGTGCTCACGCTCGAAATCAGGTAATGATGCAAGCCGCCAATGCAATGCTCGCACAAGCCAATCAACAACCACAATTAGTTTTATCATTACTTCGTTAA
- the bamA gene encoding outer membrane protein assembly factor BamA translates to MLSIMKLKKKLLLILTFFTTAVYSQSLNNIISEIRFQGLKVTSQNDALSVVELRPGDTFTQRDINFAIKNLNAMQRFQSVQASLSNTPTGVIVTFTVVEEALVDRIIYQGVSGLKADKLKKEIDFKEGTAFREAKARAAVYRIKEYYRKEGFLEAQVSYRLVPIKQLPGQFDLIFEISEGLKIVVRDIIFVGANKIKPKKLEGVMQTKKKMWIFRNGVIKEDEFLADRDRIIGYYKKFGYLDAQITNFSWDIEDIVSTNKQGQVSKVTRGIVLRIHISEGSQYKVGTFAFEGHNIFGINEFRDFVALKHGDIYDQEKVEKIRSDIYKKYSDRGYLFANISAVQEKRADNVVDTIFVIYEGSRAHIQNINVRGNTKTLPGVIKRYIQVKEGELYVNRKLEQSYNRLMQTQFFSDVRIQPSPGTVDGLVDIDFVVTEAQTGMIEFLLGYGTVSGFSGGIKLSEKNLGGRGFQLALRAEYGQYRQLGEVTFTEPALLNSPVSLSVILGVFNNIYIDMPTDEDRNGIIDGTDLNWQKNPDKTLVSFSSSKQYTRLSFRAGLAFGIQFGVYWNANLGYELNIFKDYNANFSNPLKYDGQWKIDNNLIDSLAFGWTIQNSIYTTLRFNNTDGGLWPTRGLNTALFFSFSGGALGGDIDFINMTFSADYYWRPFWQMTFAFHYDMGFLFPQIGQKFSYRDANLMSFDGVYRMRGWLNYVARGEATSYFSIEARIPIWNFIGAVVFWDYGAIFANYTDFTWNQSPYIMSFGLGLALNIPILPVRLYVARPVEWDKNQGGFQLAGSRDFWKSWEFVFSIQGLF, encoded by the coding sequence ATGTTGTCTATTATGAAATTAAAAAAGAAATTGCTATTAATTCTAACCTTTTTTACAACGGCGGTTTATTCTCAAAGTCTTAATAATATTATCTCGGAAATTCGTTTTCAAGGGTTAAAAGTTACTTCGCAGAACGATGCGTTATCTGTTGTTGAGCTGCGTCCTGGTGATACATTTACTCAACGCGATATTAACTTTGCTATTAAAAATCTTAACGCAATGCAGCGATTTCAGTCGGTTCAAGCCAGCTTGTCTAATACACCTACCGGAGTTATTGTTACGTTTACCGTCGTAGAGGAAGCACTTGTAGATCGGATAATATATCAAGGGGTATCTGGGCTTAAAGCAGACAAGCTCAAAAAGGAAATTGATTTCAAAGAAGGTACGGCCTTCCGTGAAGCAAAAGCTCGAGCAGCTGTATACCGTATTAAAGAATATTATCGAAAAGAAGGTTTTCTTGAAGCCCAAGTAAGTTATCGTCTAGTGCCTATTAAGCAATTGCCTGGTCAGTTTGATCTTATTTTCGAGATTTCAGAAGGTCTGAAAATAGTAGTACGCGATATTATTTTTGTTGGTGCGAACAAAATCAAACCCAAAAAACTTGAAGGTGTCATGCAAACTAAGAAAAAAATGTGGATTTTTCGGAATGGTGTCATTAAAGAAGATGAATTTCTTGCTGACCGCGATCGGATTATCGGCTATTACAAAAAATTTGGTTATCTAGATGCTCAGATTACAAATTTTTCTTGGGATATTGAAGATATTGTTTCTACCAACAAACAAGGTCAGGTTTCTAAGGTTACACGAGGTATTGTTTTGCGTATTCATATTTCCGAAGGTTCTCAGTATAAAGTAGGGACTTTTGCATTTGAAGGGCATAATATTTTTGGGATCAATGAGTTCAGAGATTTTGTTGCTCTCAAACACGGAGATATTTACGACCAGGAAAAAGTCGAAAAAATCCGCTCTGATATCTATAAAAAATATTCTGACCGTGGGTATCTTTTTGCGAATATTTCGGCAGTCCAAGAAAAAAGAGCTGATAATGTTGTTGATACGATTTTTGTTATCTATGAAGGATCACGTGCACATATCCAGAATATTAATGTACGTGGCAACACTAAAACATTACCTGGTGTTATCAAACGTTATATACAGGTGAAAGAAGGTGAACTTTATGTTAATCGTAAGTTGGAACAAAGTTATAACCGATTAATGCAGACTCAATTTTTCTCAGATGTTCGTATTCAGCCATCGCCAGGCACGGTGGACGGTTTGGTGGACATTGATTTTGTTGTTACAGAGGCTCAAACTGGAATGATAGAGTTTCTTCTTGGCTACGGAACCGTCAGTGGTTTCAGTGGTGGTATCAAATTGTCTGAAAAAAATCTTGGAGGGCGTGGATTTCAATTAGCATTGCGTGCTGAATATGGTCAATATCGCCAGTTAGGAGAGGTCACGTTTACAGAGCCAGCTCTTTTGAATTCTCCTGTATCATTGAGTGTGATATTAGGGGTGTTTAATAATATTTACATTGATATGCCTACCGATGAAGATAGAAACGGTATAATTGACGGTACAGACTTGAATTGGCAGAAAAATCCTGATAAAACTTTAGTAAGTTTCAGTTCTTCAAAACAATACACTAGGCTTAGTTTCCGTGCTGGATTGGCTTTTGGGATCCAATTTGGAGTCTACTGGAACGCTAATTTAGGTTATGAGCTGAATATCTTCAAAGATTATAATGCTAATTTCTCTAATCCTTTGAAATATGATGGTCAGTGGAAAATTGATAACAACTTGATTGATTCACTTGCTTTTGGGTGGACAATTCAGAATAGTATCTATACAACACTACGTTTTAACAATACAGATGGTGGTCTTTGGCCGACACGTGGCTTAAATACAGCATTATTTTTCTCATTTTCCGGCGGAGCTTTGGGAGGAGATATCGACTTTATTAACATGACCTTTAGTGCCGACTACTATTGGCGTCCATTTTGGCAGATGACATTTGCATTCCATTATGATATGGGCTTTTTGTTCCCTCAGATCGGGCAGAAATTTTCTTATAGAGATGCCAATTTAATGAGTTTCGATGGCGTATATAGAATGCGTGGCTGGCTCAATTATGTTGCACGCGGTGAAGCAACATCCTACTTTTCCATAGAAGCCCGTATTCCTATCTGGAATTTTATCGGTGCTGTAGTATTTTGGGATTATGGTGCTATTTTTGCTAATTATACAGATTTTACTTGGAATCAATCACCTTATATTATGAGTTTTGGTTTAGGTTTGGCATTGAATATTCCTATTTTACCGGTTCGTTTGTATGTTGCGCGTCCTGTAGAATGGGATAAAAATCAAGGTGGTTTCCAACTTGCAGGCTCTCGTGATTTTTGGAAATCTTGGGAATTCGTTTTCTCAATTCAGGGATTATTTTAG
- a CDS encoding translocation/assembly module TamB domain-containing protein gives MFYIFVLGALNIAFTVFRPQIERAVKQALDAEYVSLGHISNFPFIFASIGHIRIIVNDEISLNVKGIYFRYRLWSLFTGDFDQFVASFVVDTLDFQFHNKAFDEYLEHLQQRYNKNKTKENFANSFYKKINFDIKKMYFHLHVKQLGMTVRMLQQFRHFVDANEVNILFERNAVNWKADLGVRSVWSNQVHLATLAFKAKGQLSNFNAPQGGLDVALHSLNAGGIPIITDTIGLAFTINGRDVLFDTISQSSNSLGFVLEGNQDQFELAINRSFRINYADYEEYEMLDYAFKPGIWNFGLTVKKNHNWYTAVKFWSEQHPNYGLDLEILPLGSEKYHALVNLNTHFFGGILGDLLLENRRGLLPLPTGTLQLDNVRFILPGLVFSADAKTVALPGQNVLDITAYNVRMNNGLIGNTRARFHIDGSRLKIEPLRFSNDVDVHVDLDEYVYVYLKAYSVNGDFLKENTKLAIFGLDKSMYRGEVFIDKKDRYSNPEVRGQMTGFLDGERQIDVSLTFKDNKIDVPRLYFVSQNLLLNGAVNIRSDRTNTYIDIAAAGEFGMKGKIPISVDVLVNKYKTSVSGLADGQVPIISDTEGNLTTLVLDFKKYPLRKLGVNGNASGILEFNFTPQGWEKFAFHSGSWELGGRVVVLDFDAQGTNGILNFSRFSLGLDSEILKGHGYFKVAENGGLGAAVRFERGGSLQFMTGSYTFKARFDVRKFLIEDLLTIPVLQPLSGLQNRNTELIWADLKLNIGGVWNNPDFCGSVNLESTQEREAFQFVVQNFSKKENFLSVTNLRLRHAVLNLDSDISFRKETQGFNLDIVGALAVGNAIKTELKIAYQKNYANSILVYKIPNLYFLSRAPIEVSGKVLEHNNQYIFISDHHKYGLSGVLGLDAGQIFWNASFLTDAIKLQSEGREANNAITAVLDGAVQLDKLKLSGDIRRLKGNAGFHILTRGSSDNPIFDGNLSFSNIEMQLRSLRNRVLIPNNHKILIESNKVLFPRIPIISRNSGQFVLDGFFDIRDKAIESIDLKFFADPLVENNLSMLVWKLNVPFITFNGRTIIDHINISGPANELLLSSRLTTENVNMRLELGDILSERSSSGIQFSPFVELMESLNIDIDFTLGKGTRFLNQLFDLYFEPDKLIKIQGNVSDNTIAVHGDVDIIRGTINYLNKELKIDKGNLAFSGEPGDVFPMLRVSAMSSERDAQNNQIDIYVDFDGKLPNLELANISSVPSRSRSELFGLLGLGSVQARDAASVRISDSGNIVASGVGVAENAFFTSPLSRRIRQVVPIDNLQVKTDVLGNLTRSFALGQPATGISVFHGSELELGQYLPSISGLQLKYNLRFESPENSSLDTSQILNQIHKIGLGWDYPVRNVGQFGLGVNAAVNAKQEGTETEAIFEGSFRRRF, from the coding sequence ATGTTCTATATTTTTGTGTTAGGTGCGTTAAATATTGCATTCACGGTATTTCGACCTCAGATTGAACGCGCTGTCAAGCAAGCTCTTGATGCAGAATATGTTTCTTTGGGTCATATTTCCAATTTTCCGTTTATTTTTGCTAGCATTGGGCATATTCGTATTATTGTTAATGATGAAATTTCTCTGAATGTTAAAGGAATTTATTTTCGTTACCGGTTATGGAGTTTATTCACGGGCGATTTTGATCAGTTTGTTGCGAGTTTTGTGGTTGATACGCTTGATTTTCAATTTCATAACAAAGCTTTTGACGAATATCTCGAACATCTTCAGCAGCGTTACAATAAAAACAAAACTAAAGAAAATTTTGCCAACTCTTTCTATAAAAAAATAAATTTCGATATCAAAAAAATGTACTTCCACTTGCATGTGAAGCAGTTAGGTATGACAGTGAGGATGTTGCAGCAATTCCGGCATTTTGTGGATGCCAATGAAGTCAATATTCTTTTCGAACGCAATGCAGTCAATTGGAAAGCTGATTTGGGTGTACGTTCGGTATGGAGCAATCAAGTACATTTGGCGACGCTTGCTTTCAAAGCAAAGGGTCAATTGAGTAACTTTAATGCTCCTCAAGGCGGTTTGGATGTAGCTCTGCATAGCTTGAACGCTGGTGGAATTCCTATCATCACTGATACAATAGGGCTTGCGTTCACGATCAATGGTAGAGATGTGCTTTTTGATACTATTTCCCAAAGCAGCAATTCTTTGGGTTTTGTTTTGGAGGGGAATCAGGATCAATTTGAGCTGGCGATCAACCGCAGTTTCCGGATCAATTATGCTGATTATGAAGAATATGAAATGCTCGATTATGCATTTAAGCCGGGTATTTGGAATTTTGGGTTAACTGTTAAAAAAAACCATAACTGGTATACAGCTGTGAAATTTTGGTCGGAGCAGCATCCTAATTACGGTCTGGATTTGGAAATTCTACCTTTGGGCAGCGAGAAATATCATGCTTTAGTTAATCTTAATACTCATTTTTTTGGCGGCATTCTCGGCGATTTGTTACTTGAAAATAGACGTGGATTGCTTCCTCTTCCTACAGGGACTTTGCAGTTGGATAATGTGCGTTTTATTCTTCCGGGGCTGGTGTTTTCTGCTGATGCAAAAACAGTCGCTTTACCTGGCCAGAATGTTCTGGATATTACAGCATACAATGTCCGCATGAACAACGGTCTGATCGGCAATACCAGAGCACGTTTTCATATTGATGGCTCAAGACTGAAAATAGAACCGCTTCGTTTTTCGAATGATGTGGATGTTCATGTTGATCTTGATGAGTATGTGTATGTCTATCTCAAAGCCTATTCCGTAAATGGAGATTTTTTGAAGGAAAATACAAAATTAGCTATTTTTGGGCTGGATAAATCAATGTATCGCGGTGAAGTTTTCATCGACAAAAAAGATCGTTATTCAAATCCCGAAGTCCGCGGGCAAATGACAGGTTTTTTAGATGGAGAAAGGCAAATCGATGTGTCGCTTACGTTTAAAGATAATAAGATAGATGTTCCGCGTTTGTATTTTGTTTCGCAAAACCTCCTGCTTAATGGTGCTGTTAACATTAGAAGTGATCGTACCAATACATACATAGATATAGCAGCTGCAGGCGAGTTCGGTATGAAAGGCAAAATTCCTATCAGTGTTGATGTGCTGGTGAATAAATATAAGACTTCTGTTTCTGGTTTGGCGGACGGACAAGTTCCGATTATATCGGATACAGAAGGAAATTTGACTACATTGGTTTTGGATTTCAAAAAATATCCTCTGCGTAAATTGGGTGTTAATGGCAATGCTTCAGGAATTTTGGAGTTTAATTTCACACCGCAAGGATGGGAAAAATTTGCATTTCATTCGGGAAGTTGGGAATTGGGCGGACGTGTTGTTGTTTTGGATTTTGATGCACAGGGAACAAATGGAATTTTGAATTTCAGCCGTTTTAGTTTAGGTTTGGATTCCGAAATCCTTAAGGGGCATGGTTATTTTAAGGTTGCCGAAAATGGCGGCTTAGGGGCTGCTGTTCGTTTTGAACGGGGTGGTAGTTTGCAATTTATGACTGGTTCATATACTTTCAAAGCCCGCTTTGACGTACGCAAATTTCTTATTGAAGATCTTTTGACAATTCCTGTACTTCAACCATTGTCTGGACTTCAAAATCGCAATACTGAATTGATATGGGCTGATCTCAAATTAAATATAGGTGGTGTATGGAATAATCCTGATTTTTGTGGTTCTGTCAATCTCGAAAGCACTCAAGAAAGGGAAGCATTTCAGTTTGTTGTGCAGAATTTCTCGAAAAAAGAAAATTTTCTTTCTGTAACAAATCTTCGTTTACGGCATGCAGTGCTTAATCTTGACAGTGATATTTCTTTCCGCAAGGAAACTCAAGGGTTTAATTTAGATATTGTCGGAGCTCTGGCGGTCGGAAATGCCATTAAAACGGAACTTAAAATAGCTTATCAAAAAAATTATGCTAATTCAATACTAGTTTATAAGATACCTAATTTGTACTTTTTATCGCGCGCTCCTATTGAGGTTTCTGGGAAAGTGTTGGAACACAATAATCAATATATTTTTATTTCCGACCACCATAAATATGGGCTTTCTGGGGTGTTGGGGCTTGATGCTGGGCAGATTTTTTGGAATGCTAGCTTTCTGACAGATGCCATAAAACTTCAATCCGAAGGCCGTGAAGCCAATAATGCTATTACTGCTGTTTTAGACGGTGCCGTGCAGCTTGATAAATTAAAGCTGAGTGGCGATATTCGGCGTTTGAAAGGAAATGCTGGGTTTCATATTTTGACCCGTGGCTCATCGGACAATCCTATTTTTGACGGGAATTTGTCGTTCTCCAACATAGAAATGCAACTTCGTTCACTGCGGAATCGGGTACTGATTCCAAATAATCATAAAATTCTGATTGAAAGCAATAAAGTATTGTTTCCGAGGATTCCCATTATTTCTCGGAATTCGGGACAATTTGTGTTGGATGGTTTTTTTGATATCCGTGATAAAGCTATCGAAAGTATCGACTTGAAATTCTTTGCTGATCCCTTGGTAGAAAACAACTTAAGTATGCTTGTCTGGAAACTTAATGTTCCATTTATTACGTTTAACGGGCGTACTATTATTGATCATATCAATATCAGCGGTCCTGCTAATGAGTTATTATTATCTTCACGGCTTACCACAGAAAATGTCAATATGCGATTGGAGTTGGGAGATATACTTTCTGAACGATCGTCAAGTGGCATACAATTTTCTCCGTTCGTTGAGCTTATGGAAAGCTTGAATATCGATATTGACTTTACTCTCGGAAAAGGTACGCGATTTCTCAATCAGCTGTTTGACTTATACTTCGAGCCTGATAAATTGATAAAAATTCAAGGAAATGTCAGCGATAATACAATAGCCGTGCATGGTGATGTGGATATTATCCGCGGTACGATCAACTACCTCAATAAAGAATTAAAAATCGATAAAGGAAATCTTGCATTTTCCGGAGAGCCAGGTGATGTATTTCCTATGCTGCGCGTAAGTGCTATGTCTTCCGAACGTGATGCTCAAAACAATCAGATCGATATTTATGTCGATTTTGATGGTAAACTTCCTAATTTGGAATTAGCTAATATTAGTTCGGTACCGTCGCGTTCACGTTCGGAATTATTTGGGCTTTTAGGATTAGGGAGTGTTCAAGCTCGTGATGCGGCTAGTGTGCGTATTAGTGATTCTGGTAATATTGTTGCTAGCGGAGTGGGGGTTGCGGAAAATGCGTTCTTTACATCTCCTCTTTCGCGGCGGATTCGACAGGTTGTGCCTATCGACAATTTGCAAGTGAAAACCGATGTGCTTGGAAATTTAACACGTTCGTTTGCGTTGGGGCAACCTGCTACAGGAATTAGCGTATTCCACGGCTCGGAACTAGAATTGGGACAATATTTACCATCGATTTCTGGGCTCCAGCTGAAGTATAATCTTCGTTTTGAATCTCCTGAAAATTCTAGCCTTGATACTAGTCAGATTCTCAATCAAATCCACAAAATCGGCTTAGGTTGGGATTATCCCGTCCGAAATGTCGGTCAGTTCGGGCTTGGTGTTAACGCTGCTGTTAATGCTAAGCAAGAAGGTACTGAAACCGAAGCTATTTTTGAAGGTTCTTTCCGACGCAGATTTTAA
- a CDS encoding tetratricopeptide repeat protein: MKNFLSALLLLWAGILHSQEKSVLSQQEIEDIYSQAVNYYYDNDIAQARFLLETLVLEGADNEYLALFLMQIYQAYIQILSYNSNPENQEVVLNSYKGIRDNILILAEKYPDSAQITDTGLSIAWQVRDAELGMKLAENTLKYNPNHTMANYILGYLALSAANYEEAIPYFEKLSLINGPSRNETYIYQSLIHLGDIYSAQNSSSSKQKALRYFTLAYNLSQEFIEIPYDMLLNAKIGILHAYFLNFSKALTFFEKIPVELMQQDLLDIYLGSLLMSGDKNSVKTLDLYLSQNTDLSPYAYLLRDFRRGKTQHALQSITNNSDFSVSSDFPWMLDSLHYELLHRFQMRDAMKSVALKAGTDAYCVGKKGLAKHYLKLDDFPYTNGVLLYMLGDIEDSLNNQTSALKYYEQGLKYDDFREGLLYAVVQLEFGRRNFSEARRLLTQYKLYPQEIFTLKKDQIAQLSDEEKQQIKIMSILYAQLLLAEDSNNDMQAQQYIAVLRQLESDPIRFANITAGLYVDAIHISQGNCREYLAKARQYLESVLETHPDSLDTQNFLAYTYALQKEFVPQTDADLDKALSLIENTVAEKDNIAYLDTWAWVHFMKGDAGEAQGIFTLVENELDMMPFQTKELTEIYAHLAKFYLDQGNIKKAKQFLRIGMKLNRNNRALLELEAAVKRR, translated from the coding sequence ATGAAAAATTTTTTATCCGCGCTGCTGCTTTTATGGGCGGGTATTTTGCATTCTCAGGAGAAATCGGTGCTTTCTCAGCAAGAGATAGAAGATATCTATTCCCAAGCTGTCAATTATTATTACGATAATGATATTGCTCAAGCCAGGTTTTTGTTAGAAACGCTCGTTTTGGAAGGCGCCGATAACGAATATTTAGCATTATTTTTGATGCAGATTTATCAGGCTTACATCCAGATTCTTAGTTATAATTCAAATCCTGAAAATCAGGAAGTAGTCCTTAATTCTTACAAAGGAATCCGCGATAATATTTTGATTTTGGCCGAGAAATATCCCGACTCCGCACAGATCACAGATACTGGCCTTTCTATCGCTTGGCAAGTGAGGGATGCTGAATTGGGTATGAAGTTGGCCGAGAATACATTGAAATACAATCCCAATCACACAATGGCTAATTATATTTTGGGATATCTTGCGCTTTCTGCTGCAAATTATGAAGAAGCAATTCCTTATTTCGAAAAATTGTCACTTATCAATGGGCCTTCACGAAATGAAACTTATATCTATCAGAGTTTGATCCATCTTGGCGACATTTATTCGGCACAGAACAGTTCCTCTTCGAAGCAAAAAGCATTACGTTATTTTACTTTAGCATATAATTTAAGCCAAGAATTTATTGAAATTCCTTACGATATGCTTCTAAACGCGAAAATCGGTATTTTGCACGCATATTTTCTTAATTTTTCGAAAGCATTGACGTTTTTTGAAAAAATCCCAGTCGAGCTGATGCAACAGGATTTATTGGATATCTATTTGGGATCGTTACTGATGTCGGGAGATAAAAATTCCGTAAAAACTTTGGATCTTTATCTTTCGCAAAATACGGATCTTTCACCTTATGCATATCTGCTTCGTGACTTCCGACGCGGTAAAACCCAGCATGCACTCCAAAGTATCACTAACAATTCAGATTTTAGTGTTAGCAGTGATTTTCCCTGGATGTTGGACAGCCTTCACTACGAACTGTTACATCGTTTTCAGATGCGGGACGCTATGAAATCCGTAGCTCTTAAAGCAGGTACGGATGCCTATTGTGTCGGCAAAAAAGGACTGGCAAAACACTACCTTAAGCTTGATGATTTTCCCTATACCAATGGTGTACTGCTGTATATGCTGGGTGACATCGAAGATTCCCTAAATAATCAAACATCGGCTCTTAAGTACTACGAACAGGGATTGAAGTATGATGATTTTCGGGAGGGGTTGTTGTATGCTGTGGTTCAACTTGAGTTTGGCAGAAGAAATTTCTCTGAAGCCCGACGTCTGTTGACGCAGTATAAACTTTATCCGCAAGAAATTTTTACTCTAAAAAAAGATCAAATTGCTCAGCTGAGCGATGAAGAAAAACAACAAATAAAAATTATGAGTATTCTCTATGCCCAACTTTTGCTTGCTGAGGACTCCAATAACGACATGCAGGCACAGCAATATATTGCTGTGCTGCGGCAGCTTGAAAGCGATCCTATCCGTTTTGCTAATATTACGGCGGGCTTGTATGTTGATGCAATACATATATCACAAGGAAATTGCCGTGAATATCTTGCAAAAGCGCGACAATATTTGGAATCTGTTTTGGAGACACATCCTGACAGCCTTGATACACAAAATTTTCTTGCATATACGTATGCACTTCAAAAAGAATTCGTCCCGCAAACCGATGCCGATCTTGATAAAGCCTTGTCTCTGATCGAAAATACAGTAGCTGAAAAGGATAATATTGCTTATCTTGATACGTGGGCATGGGTGCATTTTATGAAAGGAGATGCCGGCGAAGCCCAAGGTATTTTTACGCTTGTTGAAAACGAGCTTGATATGATGCCTTTTCAAACAAAAGAATTAACAGAAATTTACGCTCATCTTGCCAAGTTTTACCTTGATCAAGGCAATATCAAAAAAGCGAAACAATTTCTCCGGATTGGAATGAAACTTAATCGGAATAATAGGGCTCTATTGGAGTTAGAGGCTGCTGTAAAACGCAGGTAG